Proteins co-encoded in one Lynx canadensis isolate LIC74 chromosome C1, mLynCan4.pri.v2, whole genome shotgun sequence genomic window:
- the IDH1 gene encoding isocitrate dehydrogenase [NADP] cytoplasmic, which translates to MSQKIRGGSVVEMQGDEMTRIIWELIKEKLIFPYVELDLHSYDLGIENRDATGDQVTKDAAEAIKKYNVGVKCATITPDEKRVEEFKLKQMWKSPNGTIRNILGGTVFREAIICKNIPRLVSGWVKPIIIGRHAYGDQYRATDFVVPGPGKVEITYTSSDGSKKMTYLVHNFEEGGGVAMGMYNQDKSIEDFAHSSFQMALSKSWPLYLSTKNTILKKYDGRFKDIFQEIYDKQYKSQFEAQNIWYEHRLIDDMVAQAMKSEGGFIWACKNYDGDVQSDSVAQGYGSLGMMTSVLVCPDGKTVEAEAAHGTVTRHYRMYQKGQETSTNPIASIFAWTRGLAHRAKLDNNKELSFFAKALEEVCIETIEAGFMTKDLAACIKGLPNVQRSDYLNTFEFMDKLGENLNIKLAQAKL; encoded by the exons ATGTCTCAAAAAATCCGTGGCGGTTCTGTGGTAGAGATGCAAGGAGATGAAATGACACGAATCATTTGGGAGTTGAttaaagaaaaactcatttttccCTACGTGGAACTGGACCTACACAG CTATGATTTAGGCATAGAGAATCGCGATGCCACCGGCGACCAGGTCACCAAGGATGCTGCAGAAGCTATAAAGAAGTACAACGTTGGTGTCAAATGTGCTACCATCACCCCCGATGAGAAGAGGGTTGAGGAGTTCAAGTTGAAGCAAATGTGGAAGTCACCAAATGGCACCATCCGAAATATTCTGGGCGGCACTGTCTTCAGGGAAGCTATCATCTGCAAAAATATCCCCCGTCTTGTGAGCGGTTGGGTAAAACCTATCATCATAGGTCGTCATGCTTATGGGGATCAA TATAGAGCCACTGATTTTGTCGTTCCTGGGCCTGGAAAAGTAGAGATAACCTACACGTCAAGTGATGGATCCAAAAAAATGACATACCTGGTACATAACTTTGAAG AAGGTGGTGGTGTTGCCATGGGGATGTACAATCAAGATAAGTCGATTGAAGATTTTGCACACAGTTCTTTCCAGATGGCTCTGTCTAAGAGTTGGCCTTTGTATCTGAGCACCAAAAACACTATTCTGAAGAAATATGATGGACGTTTTAAAGACATCTTTCAGGAAATATATGACAA GCAGTACAAATCCCAATTCGAAGCCCAAAATATTTGGTATGAGCATAGGCTCATTGATGACATGGTGGCCCAAGCTATGAAATCCGAGGGGGGCTTCATCTGGGCCTGTAAGAACTATGACGGCGATGTGCAGTCGGACTCCGTGGCCCAAG GTTATGGCTCCCTTGGCATGATGACCAGCGTGCTGGTTTGTCCAGACGGCAAGACAGTGGAAGCAGAGGCTGCCCATGGGACTGTAACACGTCACTACCGCATGTATCAGAAAGGACAAGAGACGTCCACCAATCCCATTG ctTCCATTTTTGCCTGGACCAGAGGATTAGCCCACAGAGCTAAGCTTGATAACAATAAAGAGCTCAGCTTCTTTGCAAAGGCTTTGGAAGAAGTCTGTATTGAGACCATTGAGGCTGGCTTCATGACCAAGGACTTGGCTGCTTGTATTAAAGGTTTGCCCAA CGTGCAGCGTTCTGACTACTTGAATACGTTTGAGTTCATGGACAAACTCGGAGAAAACTTGAATATAAAACTAGCTCAGGCCAAACTTTAA